Proteins encoded within one genomic window of Citrobacter amalonaticus Y19:
- the pcaF gene encoding 3-oxoadipyl-CoA thiolase, translating into MNQAFICDAVRTPFGRFGGTLASVRADDLAAIVLKALLERNPGLDPTLIDDVIYGCANQAGEDNRNVARMALLLAGLPESVPGSTVNRLCGSSLDAIGIAARAIKSGETQLMIAGGVESMSRAPFVMGKAENAFSRNMKIEDTTIGWRFINAQMKARYGVDSMPETAENVAQEFGIARADQDAFALRSQLRTAAAQEQGLFAQELIPVTVSQKRGEPLTFAEDEHPRATSLEALARLKGVVRADGTVTAGNASGVNDGACALLIASEQAIAQQGLQPLARVVGVATAGVAPRIMGFGPAPAVRKVLTQTGLTLSQMDVIELNEAFAAQALAVMRDLGLPDDAAQVNPNGGAIALGHPLGASGGRLAMTAAYQLQRTGGRYALCTMCIGVGQGIALIIERV; encoded by the coding sequence ATGAATCAGGCATTTATCTGCGATGCAGTGCGAACACCGTTTGGTCGCTTCGGCGGAACGCTGGCGAGCGTCAGGGCGGACGATCTGGCCGCCATTGTGCTGAAAGCGCTGCTTGAACGCAATCCAGGCCTCGATCCGACGCTCATCGATGACGTGATCTACGGCTGTGCGAATCAGGCGGGGGAAGATAACCGCAACGTGGCGCGGATGGCGCTGCTGCTGGCCGGGCTGCCGGAAAGCGTTCCGGGCAGTACGGTAAACCGCCTGTGCGGTTCCAGTCTTGATGCCATCGGCATTGCCGCGAGAGCGATTAAAAGTGGCGAAACGCAGTTAATGATTGCAGGTGGCGTGGAGAGTATGTCGCGTGCGCCTTTTGTGATGGGTAAAGCAGAAAACGCCTTCAGTCGTAACATGAAAATCGAAGACACTACGATTGGCTGGCGCTTTATCAATGCGCAAATGAAAGCGCGTTATGGTGTCGATTCTATGCCGGAAACGGCGGAAAACGTGGCGCAGGAGTTTGGCATCGCGCGCGCCGATCAGGATGCGTTTGCGCTGCGCAGCCAGTTACGCACCGCTGCCGCTCAGGAGCAGGGGCTGTTTGCGCAAGAATTGATTCCAGTGACAGTGTCACAGAAAAGAGGCGAGCCGCTGACTTTTGCGGAGGATGAACATCCACGTGCGACGTCGCTGGAGGCGCTCGCCAGGCTGAAAGGCGTGGTTCGCGCCGACGGTACAGTAACGGCGGGCAATGCGTCTGGCGTCAACGACGGTGCCTGTGCGCTGCTCATCGCCAGTGAACAGGCGATCGCGCAGCAGGGGCTGCAACCGCTGGCGCGCGTTGTCGGTGTGGCAACCGCTGGCGTCGCCCCACGAATTATGGGCTTTGGTCCGGCACCAGCGGTCCGCAAAGTGCTGACGCAAACAGGATTAACGCTCAGTCAGATGGATGTCATCGAGCTTAACGAAGCGTTTGCCGCGCAGGCGCTGGCAGTGATGCGTGATTTGGGGCTGCCTGATGATGCCGCTCAGGTGAATCCTAACGGCGGCGCGATTGCCCTCGGCCATCCATTAGGGGCATCGGGCGGGCGTCTGGCGATGACCGCCGCTTACCAGTTACAGCGTACCGGCGGTCGCTATGCGCTCTGCACGATGTGCATTGGTGTGGGTCAGGGGATCGCATTGATTATTGAACGTGTGTAA
- a CDS encoding 3-oxoacid CoA-transferase subunit B — translation MKKLSRDEMARRVAQDIPEGAYVNLGIGLPTRIANYLPAEKEIFLHSENGLLGMGPKPAEGEEDPELINAGKEYVTLLQGGCYFHHGDSFAMMRGGHLDICVLGAYQVSAFGDLANWSTGTPDAIPAVGGAMDLAIGARQVFVMMDHLTRDGECKLVEHCTYPLTGMGCVSRIYTDLAVIDITDTGPMVREIFNGLSFEELQRLTPVTLSGEPLAQSA, via the coding sequence ATGAAGAAATTATCCCGTGACGAAATGGCCAGACGCGTGGCGCAGGATATCCCGGAAGGGGCATATGTCAATCTGGGGATCGGCTTGCCGACCCGCATCGCCAACTACCTGCCGGCGGAAAAAGAGATTTTCCTGCACAGTGAAAATGGCCTGCTCGGGATGGGGCCAAAACCCGCAGAAGGGGAAGAAGATCCGGAACTGATTAACGCCGGGAAAGAGTACGTCACATTGTTGCAGGGCGGCTGCTATTTCCACCACGGCGACTCTTTCGCCATGATGCGCGGCGGACACCTGGATATCTGCGTGCTGGGGGCGTATCAGGTCTCTGCCTTCGGGGATCTCGCCAACTGGAGTACCGGTACGCCGGACGCCATTCCTGCCGTGGGCGGCGCGATGGATCTGGCGATCGGCGCGCGTCAGGTGTTTGTGATGATGGACCATCTGACCCGCGATGGTGAGTGCAAACTGGTTGAACACTGCACTTATCCACTGACGGGCATGGGTTGTGTCAGCCGCATCTATACCGACCTTGCGGTGATCGACATTACTGATACAGGCCCGATGGTCCGGGAAATTTTCAACGGTCTCTCTTTTGAGGAGTTGCAACGTCTGACACCGGTAACGCTGAGCGGCGAACCGCTGGCGCAAAGCGCATAA
- the pcaC gene encoding 4-carboxymuconolactone decarboxylase, with amino-acid sequence MQDDERYQQGMAVRRGVLGDAHVDRTVQNLTPLNEEFQHFITRYAWGDIWSRPGLDRHTRSMITIAMLIALNREAELKMHLNAAFNNGVTREELKELIMHSALYCGLPAANATMHLAQQVFDQRDAAGE; translated from the coding sequence ATGCAGGATGACGAACGCTATCAGCAGGGAATGGCCGTACGCAGGGGCGTCCTTGGCGATGCGCATGTTGACCGCACCGTGCAAAATCTGACGCCGCTGAACGAAGAATTTCAGCACTTCATTACCCGTTATGCCTGGGGGGATATCTGGAGCCGTCCCGGACTGGATCGGCATACGCGCAGTATGATAACCATTGCGATGCTGATTGCGCTCAATCGCGAGGCGGAGCTGAAAATGCATCTTAATGCCGCGTTCAACAATGGCGTGACGCGTGAGGAGTTAAAAGAGCTGATCATGCATTCGGCGCTTTACTGCGGTCTGCCCGCCGCTAATGCGACGATGCATCTGGCGCAGCAGGTTTTTGACCAGCGCGACGCCGCCGGGGAGTAA
- a CDS encoding methyl-accepting chemotaxis protein has protein sequence MLKHISVRTFIIVFLLFIFCLINIVQLLYPVRLSLFISMNAIFLLALLSLWCYMTLYLVTPINTVKKSIEAVTAGNLTVHIPEFGNNCAGRLIPGINSLSGSIATLVLEIRHSSKTALLLSEQLAARSAELSVKTEQQSASLIQTAASMEQMAANTRNNADHTRLANQQADSAMQCAYKGSELMVQVASNMHSITACAQQMTEIITLIDDIAFQTNILALNAAVEAARAGEHGKGFSVVATEVRNLAHRSAEAAKNIRGLIDVTHQNVQQGATVVGETEKNMQEIVQGAGQLSQLMSEISATTAEQEKGINQITQAMNELEKVTQSNALMVDELSGASDVLKSQVVDLQSKTHQFRLSESTEDISSSVHKRYARGFS, from the coding sequence ATGTTAAAACACATTAGCGTCAGAACATTTATTATCGTATTTCTGCTGTTTATCTTTTGCCTGATTAATATTGTGCAATTACTGTACCCGGTGAGGTTGTCATTATTTATCTCAATGAACGCCATTTTTCTGCTGGCGTTACTGTCATTATGGTGCTACATGACTCTTTATCTTGTCACCCCCATCAATACCGTGAAAAAAAGTATTGAGGCGGTGACCGCGGGAAATCTTACCGTTCATATTCCTGAATTTGGTAATAACTGTGCCGGGAGACTCATTCCGGGCATCAACAGTTTATCCGGCAGTATCGCGACGCTGGTGCTGGAGATACGGCATTCTTCGAAAACGGCGCTTTTGCTGTCAGAGCAGTTGGCCGCCCGCAGTGCTGAATTATCCGTAAAAACTGAACAGCAGTCCGCCTCATTAATCCAGACCGCCGCCAGTATGGAGCAGATGGCAGCCAACACGCGCAACAACGCCGACCACACACGACTCGCTAATCAACAGGCCGATAGCGCGATGCAATGTGCATATAAGGGCAGCGAATTAATGGTTCAGGTCGCCAGTAATATGCATTCGATTACAGCGTGCGCGCAGCAAATGACAGAAATAATTACCCTGATTGATGATATTGCGTTCCAGACCAATATTCTGGCGCTGAATGCCGCCGTCGAAGCGGCGCGCGCAGGGGAGCACGGAAAAGGGTTTTCTGTTGTGGCGACGGAGGTGCGAAATCTGGCGCACAGAAGCGCAGAGGCCGCGAAAAATATACGTGGGCTCATCGACGTTACGCATCAAAATGTGCAGCAAGGCGCAACGGTTGTGGGCGAAACAGAAAAAAATATGCAGGAAATTGTTCAGGGCGCAGGGCAGTTAAGCCAACTAATGAGTGAAATATCGGCCACCACGGCTGAACAGGAAAAAGGGATTAATCAGATAACCCAGGCGATGAACGAACTGGAAAAAGTGACGCAAAGTAATGCCCTGATGGTGGACGAATTATCCGGGGCGTCAGATGTCCTGAAATCACAGGTGGTCGATCTCCAGTCGAAAACACATCAATTCCGTTTAAGTGAGTCAACAGAAGACATTTCCTCCTCTGTGCACAAGCGCTATGCTCGCGGGTTTTCATGA
- a CDS encoding putative bifunctional diguanylate cyclase/phosphodiesterase: MLHVSWDPVLIGISFLVAFIAAFVSLDSAGKVAISVRRESTFWRLSGGITLGMGIWSMHFIGMLAMKMSMPLNYHLPLTFLSFAIALLAASFAIHIVISATPLSRIRLIAATVVLSMGMVAMHYVGMAAVVGHGAIVWNPGLVGLSVIIAVVTTGLGLRLAFSPHQTTRQTLLNRLAASLVVALAIFAMHYTGMSAATFSHHSHALHTGLSQVELAICVASITLVTLGVMQVISLLDSHVRASQLTENLSHLNKKLTRHSHFDALTGLPNRAQIDTCLLACMEDSALNQRRFALAFIDLDRFKVVNDTWGHHIGDQLLVASSQRILACLDDTMTLARLGGDEFILLMPENNTEAISSRMDRITNALRMPFSLSGHVIRVSLSAGLSFYPEHGTTPHELRVKSDVAMYHVKQQGRDGWAIYQPEMEALVTTAPAFLQGLSQALARNEFELWYQPKYTAGDHTLTGFEALLRWRHPEQGLLLPGAFLPTLEDTGLMLSVGKWVIKQACSQLSQWNQQGHPDWSLAINLSATQFEQHNIVDIVCNALACYQIPPSRLTLEITESAVLKNLGRNIEILNTFSAAGITVSIDDFGTGYSNMLMLKSLPARELKIDRLFIKDINENNKNSKIVSTIIDIAHSMNLRVVAKGIETPEQERLLTQMGCGVLQGFLYSPPLPAQQIPTLLQRDSLTKPLNVVSCLPQQRSVSL, translated from the coding sequence ATGTTGCACGTATCATGGGATCCGGTATTAATCGGCATCTCGTTTCTTGTTGCGTTCATAGCTGCATTTGTCTCCCTTGATAGCGCGGGTAAAGTGGCTATTTCTGTGCGGCGGGAATCGACATTCTGGCGCTTATCGGGAGGGATTACGCTCGGTATGGGGATCTGGTCGATGCACTTCATCGGGATGCTGGCGATGAAAATGAGCATGCCCCTGAACTATCATCTCCCGTTGACCTTCCTTTCCTTTGCGATCGCCCTGCTCGCGGCGTCGTTTGCGATTCACATTGTGATTTCCGCTACACCGCTCTCACGCATCAGACTGATCGCCGCAACCGTTGTTCTGAGCATGGGAATGGTCGCCATGCATTATGTCGGGATGGCCGCCGTCGTCGGACATGGCGCCATCGTCTGGAACCCTGGGCTGGTTGGCCTGTCCGTTATCATTGCCGTTGTGACCACCGGTCTCGGGCTGCGACTGGCTTTTTCACCGCATCAGACGACGCGCCAGACCTTATTGAACCGGCTGGCGGCGTCACTGGTTGTCGCTCTGGCGATTTTCGCCATGCACTACACCGGCATGAGCGCAGCGACATTCAGTCATCACAGCCACGCACTCCACACGGGTCTCAGTCAGGTCGAACTCGCCATCTGCGTTGCGAGTATCACGCTGGTGACGCTGGGCGTAATGCAGGTTATCTCGTTGCTTGACTCGCACGTGCGGGCGTCGCAACTGACTGAAAACCTCTCCCATCTCAACAAGAAGCTGACGCGGCATAGTCATTTCGATGCCTTGACCGGGTTGCCCAACCGCGCACAAATCGACACCTGTTTACTGGCCTGCATGGAAGACTCGGCGCTCAATCAGCGGCGGTTCGCCCTCGCGTTTATCGATCTTGATCGCTTTAAAGTCGTCAATGATACCTGGGGTCATCATATTGGCGACCAGTTGTTGGTCGCCAGTAGCCAGCGGATCCTCGCCTGTCTTGATGACACCATGACGCTTGCCCGCCTGGGGGGTGATGAATTTATCCTGTTGATGCCGGAGAACAATACCGAAGCCATATCCTCGCGGATGGACCGCATTACCAATGCTCTGCGAATGCCTTTCTCTCTGTCCGGTCATGTTATTCGTGTTTCACTCAGCGCCGGACTCAGTTTCTATCCCGAACATGGCACCACTCCCCATGAGCTACGCGTGAAGTCGGATGTCGCTATGTATCATGTAAAGCAACAGGGTCGCGATGGCTGGGCCATCTACCAACCGGAAATGGAAGCTCTTGTCACCACCGCGCCAGCCTTTTTGCAGGGTCTGTCGCAGGCGCTGGCACGTAATGAATTTGAGCTGTGGTATCAGCCAAAATATACTGCTGGTGACCACACGCTGACCGGGTTTGAAGCCCTGTTGCGCTGGCGGCATCCTGAGCAAGGGCTGCTGCTTCCAGGCGCGTTTCTCCCCACGCTTGAAGATACGGGCCTCATGCTTTCGGTCGGTAAATGGGTGATTAAGCAGGCCTGCTCACAGCTTTCTCAATGGAACCAACAGGGGCATCCTGACTGGTCGCTTGCGATTAACCTCTCTGCGACGCAATTCGAGCAACATAATATCGTCGATATCGTCTGTAACGCGCTTGCCTGCTACCAGATCCCGCCGTCCCGGTTGACACTGGAAATAACGGAAAGCGCTGTGCTAAAAAATCTCGGGCGGAACATTGAGATCCTTAATACCTTTTCGGCTGCCGGGATCACGGTTTCTATTGATGATTTCGGAACCGGATATTCAAATATGCTGATGTTGAAATCACTCCCGGCACGGGAATTGAAGATTGATCGACTCTTTATTAAAGATATCAATGAGAACAACAAGAACAGCAAAATTGTCTCGACGATTATTGATATCGCCCACTCGATGAATTTACGCGTTGTCGCAAAAGGGATCGAAACGCCAGAGCAAGAGCGACTCCTGACGCAAATGGGCTGTGGTGTTCTGCAAGGTTTTTTATATTCTCCCCCCTTACCAGCACAGCAAATACCGACACTATTACAAAGGGATAGTCTCACTAAACCGCTAAATGTTGTTTCCTGTTTACCGCAACAGCGCTCTGTCTCACTATAA
- a CDS encoding 3-carboxy-cis,cis-muconate cycloisomerase, whose translation MTLLTPLMRGTALTAEFSDLQLLQGMLDFEAALARAQAACGVIPATAVEPVVQACRAEWFDQRVLAESARAAGNLAIPLVKHLTARVKNADPDAARYVHWGATSQDVIDTGLVLQLRAALNHTQRALTQLTEAFAQQAHRYQHTVMPGRTWMQQALPVTWGLKLANTLDALLRWQERLQQLLPRVLVLQFGGAAGTLASLGQDALPVAERLAQELALTLPDTPWHTQRDRLLEVGAWYAGVGGTLGKFAQDFALLMQTEVAEVSEPVAAGRGGSSAMPHKRNPVSCAAILTAMQKTPGLMATLYSSQLQQHERALGGWQAEWEVLPEIVMLVGQAIEETRLLVLNMQVFPQKMRDNLDITHGLMMAEAVTLALAAFIGKQDAHHLIEGLCHRATENNRSLYSVLVDEPQVMAHLNESELAALLDPGTATGSATQFVQRVLARYEERQHGTELPD comes from the coding sequence ATGACCTTGCTAACCCCGTTGATGCGCGGAACGGCGCTCACGGCAGAATTTTCAGACTTACAGCTTCTCCAGGGAATGCTCGATTTTGAGGCCGCGCTTGCCCGTGCGCAGGCCGCCTGTGGGGTGATCCCGGCAACGGCAGTCGAGCCTGTCGTCCAGGCCTGTCGCGCGGAGTGGTTTGATCAACGCGTGCTGGCGGAATCGGCGCGGGCGGCAGGCAATCTGGCGATTCCGCTGGTAAAACACTTAACCGCGCGGGTGAAGAATGCGGATCCTGACGCGGCGCGTTATGTTCACTGGGGGGCTACCAGTCAGGATGTGATCGATACCGGTCTGGTACTGCAACTGCGCGCCGCGCTGAATCATACGCAACGCGCGCTGACTCAACTGACTGAGGCCTTTGCTCAGCAGGCGCATCGCTACCAGCACACCGTCATGCCCGGGCGCACCTGGATGCAGCAAGCGCTGCCGGTGACCTGGGGGTTAAAACTGGCGAACACGCTTGATGCGCTGCTGCGCTGGCAGGAACGCCTGCAACAGTTACTGCCTCGCGTCCTGGTGCTGCAGTTTGGCGGCGCAGCGGGAACGCTGGCATCACTCGGGCAGGATGCTTTGCCGGTGGCAGAGCGTCTTGCACAGGAACTGGCGCTGACGCTACCGGATACCCCCTGGCATACCCAGCGCGATCGGCTGCTGGAAGTGGGCGCATGGTATGCCGGCGTTGGCGGAACGCTCGGCAAGTTTGCCCAGGACTTCGCGTTGCTGATGCAGACCGAAGTGGCGGAAGTCAGTGAACCTGTCGCCGCAGGTCGTGGCGGATCGTCGGCGATGCCGCATAAGCGAAATCCGGTAAGCTGCGCGGCGATCCTGACCGCTATGCAGAAAACACCGGGACTGATGGCCACACTCTATAGCAGCCAGCTACAGCAGCATGAACGCGCGCTCGGCGGCTGGCAGGCCGAATGGGAAGTCCTGCCGGAGATTGTCATGCTGGTCGGGCAGGCAATAGAGGAAACCCGACTGCTCGTCCTGAATATGCAGGTTTTCCCGCAAAAGATGCGTGACAACCTGGATATCACCCACGGTCTGATGATGGCGGAAGCGGTCACTCTGGCGCTGGCGGCGTTTATCGGCAAACAGGACGCGCATCATCTGATCGAAGGGCTGTGCCATCGCGCGACAGAAAACAATCGATCCCTGTATTCGGTGCTGGTTGATGAGCCACAGGTGATGGCTCATCTGAATGAATCGGAACTGGCGGCGTTACTGGACCCAGGCACGGCAACCGGCAGCGCGACACAATTTGTTCAACGTGTGCTTGCACGTTATGAGGAACGACAGCATGGAACTGAATTACCAGATTGA
- a CDS encoding IclR family transcriptional regulator C-terminal domain-containing protein, whose translation MEKHPDDRLNNEADPFKGDPNYMASLARGLEVIQAFTPQRRVMSISQISQKTGIPRAAVRRCLYTLGKLGFVYAEDGKNFELRPRILALGHAYLASTPLARATQPVLKHLSEMLNESCSIATLDGDDILYIARASSSRIMTIDLDIGSRLPAWSTSMGRVLLSHLSEDKLNDMLGRVTMIRYTSQTVDSVPALRAELKKVRQQGYALNDQELEMGLRSIAVPLMNSQGQVQAALNVGVHAGQVTADELRSRVLPELQKAAQELSLLLH comes from the coding sequence GTGGAAAAACATCCTGATGACCGTCTGAACAATGAGGCCGATCCGTTCAAGGGCGACCCGAACTATATGGCGTCACTGGCGCGTGGGCTGGAGGTGATTCAGGCGTTTACGCCGCAGCGGCGGGTGATGTCGATATCGCAAATTAGCCAGAAAACCGGGATACCGCGCGCGGCGGTCAGACGCTGTCTGTATACGCTGGGAAAACTGGGGTTTGTTTATGCCGAAGATGGGAAAAATTTTGAATTACGACCGCGGATCCTGGCGCTGGGACATGCTTACCTGGCCTCTACGCCGCTGGCTCGCGCCACTCAACCCGTTCTGAAGCATCTGAGCGAAATGCTCAATGAATCCTGTTCCATCGCCACCCTCGACGGCGACGATATCTTGTATATCGCCCGCGCCTCCAGTTCACGCATTATGACCATCGATCTGGACATCGGCAGTCGACTGCCCGCATGGTCCACCTCAATGGGACGCGTGCTGCTCAGTCATCTTTCTGAAGACAAACTGAACGACATGCTCGGGCGCGTCACCATGATCCGCTACACCTCGCAGACCGTGGATTCCGTCCCCGCCCTGCGCGCCGAGCTGAAGAAAGTGCGCCAACAGGGTTATGCGTTAAACGATCAGGAACTCGAAATGGGACTGCGGTCCATTGCCGTACCGCTGATGAACAGTCAGGGCCAGGTACAGGCCGCGCTAAACGTGGGCGTACATGCCGGTCAGGTGACGGCGGACGAGTTACGCAGCCGGGTGCTGCCCGAGTTGCAGAAAGCCGCGCAGGAATTGTCGCTTTTGCTGCATTAA
- a CDS encoding GGDEF domain-containing protein, with product MIAHNLNALDLLSLPVWIVSPDTEELLFANRIAREVMQGYTFSQLRKGVYSTHAQNTLPNYITDLRNQRDIVEILTVPRENNQAALTCRLSVKDLPGAGEVILFEGIDIPAARGLKASRSAAYQRKKQGFYARFFLTNSAPMLLIDPSRDGLIVDANLAALNFYGYSLEAMCQKHTWEINMLGRQVLPVMHEIARLPGGHKPLNFVHKIADGTTRHVQTYAGPIEIYGDRLMLCIIHDITEQKRLEQELELAALHDALTGLLNRRQLYQLTEQGQTQHLSLSQDYSLLLIDTDRFKSINDLYGHQKGDEVLCELARNLESCARKGDLVFRWGGEEFVLLLPRTPLETALQLAESIRASVAKIGLPGLPRFTVSIGVAHHEPNESIDELFKRVDAALYRAKNDGRNRVLAA from the coding sequence ATGATTGCACACAACCTGAATGCACTGGATTTATTATCACTTCCGGTCTGGATCGTCTCTCCGGACACCGAAGAATTACTCTTTGCCAATCGTATCGCCAGAGAGGTGATGCAGGGATACACTTTCAGTCAACTGCGTAAGGGAGTGTATTCCACCCACGCGCAGAATACCTTACCGAACTATATTACGGATCTTCGCAACCAGCGGGATATTGTCGAAATTCTGACCGTGCCGCGTGAAAATAATCAGGCTGCGCTCACCTGCCGGTTGTCGGTAAAAGACCTGCCGGGCGCCGGTGAAGTGATCCTCTTCGAAGGTATTGATATCCCGGCGGCGCGCGGGTTGAAGGCCAGTCGGTCTGCAGCCTATCAGCGTAAAAAGCAGGGATTTTACGCCCGATTTTTTCTCACTAACTCCGCCCCCATGCTGCTGATAGACCCTTCCAGAGATGGCCTGATCGTCGATGCCAACCTGGCGGCGCTCAATTTCTACGGCTACAGTCTGGAAGCGATGTGCCAGAAGCATACCTGGGAAATCAATATGTTGGGTCGGCAGGTTCTGCCAGTGATGCATGAGATTGCGCGACTTCCTGGCGGGCATAAACCGTTAAATTTTGTCCATAAAATTGCCGATGGCACCACCCGCCATGTGCAAACCTATGCCGGGCCGATTGAAATCTACGGCGACAGACTGATGCTGTGCATCATTCACGACATCACTGAGCAGAAACGTCTCGAACAAGAGCTGGAGCTCGCCGCCCTGCACGATGCGCTGACCGGATTGCTCAACCGTCGTCAGTTGTATCAACTGACTGAACAGGGACAGACGCAACATCTCTCTCTTTCCCAGGATTACAGCCTGCTGCTCATTGATACCGACCGGTTTAAAAGCATTAATGACCTGTATGGCCACCAGAAAGGCGATGAGGTTCTTTGCGAGCTGGCGCGAAACCTGGAGTCCTGCGCGCGCAAAGGCGATTTAGTATTCCGCTGGGGCGGCGAAGAGTTTGTTCTGCTGTTGCCCCGCACCCCGCTGGAGACCGCGCTGCAGTTAGCCGAATCCATTCGCGCTTCGGTGGCGAAAATTGGCCTTCCCGGCCTGCCGCGCTTTACCGTGAGCATTGGCGTGGCCCACCACGAACCGAACGAAAGTATCGATGAGCTGTTTAAGCGGGTGGATGCTGCGCTCTACAGGGCCAAGAACGACGGCAGAAACCGGGTACTGGCAGCCTGA
- a CDS encoding 3-oxoacid CoA-transferase subunit A: MIDKSVPSLEEAIAGIPDGATIMIGGFGTAGQPTTLIDALIAQGARDLTIINNNAGNGEVGLAALLKARRVRKMICSFPRQVDSQIFDALYRRGEVELELVPQGNLAARIQAAGAGLGAIYTPTGYGTPLAEGKETRHIEGKDYVLEYPIKADFALIKAHQADRWGNLVYRKAARNFGPIMATAARTTVVEVNQILPLGELDPEHVITPGIFVQRVFSLANLTHAALRA; encoded by the coding sequence ATGATTGATAAAAGTGTGCCTTCGCTGGAGGAGGCCATTGCCGGGATCCCGGATGGCGCCACCATCATGATTGGGGGCTTTGGTACCGCCGGACAACCCACCACGTTGATCGATGCGCTTATCGCGCAGGGCGCTCGCGACCTTACCATCATCAATAACAATGCGGGCAACGGTGAAGTCGGTCTGGCGGCGCTGTTGAAGGCCAGACGCGTGCGCAAAATGATCTGCTCTTTTCCACGTCAGGTGGACTCACAGATTTTTGATGCGCTGTATCGCCGTGGCGAGGTTGAACTGGAGCTGGTGCCGCAGGGCAATCTGGCGGCGCGGATTCAGGCCGCCGGGGCCGGGCTGGGGGCCATTTATACGCCCACAGGCTACGGTACGCCGCTGGCTGAAGGTAAAGAAACCCGTCATATCGAGGGGAAAGACTACGTGCTCGAATACCCCATCAAAGCCGATTTTGCCCTGATTAAGGCGCACCAGGCCGATCGCTGGGGGAATCTGGTGTACCGCAAAGCAGCGCGTAACTTTGGCCCGATCATGGCGACGGCCGCGCGAACCACCGTGGTGGAGGTGAATCAGATTCTCCCTCTGGGCGAACTCGATCCCGAGCACGTCATCACGCCGGGTATTTTTGTCCAGCGCGTGTTTTCGCTGGCAAACCTCACCCATGCAGCGCTGCGCGCGTAA
- the pcaD gene encoding 3-oxoadipate enol-lactonase: protein MELNYQIDGPDDAPVVVLSNSLGTTLAMWAPQLAALSAQYRVLRYDTHGHGATNKTGPTDLARLGLDVIALLDHLDIPSAHFCGISMGGLTGLWLACYRPQRLLSVTVINSAARIGDEAGWHARAQSVRQNGLRDIAVSAPERWFSPSFCQSAPQMVAALCQQLATSSAEGYAACCDALATADLREQISRITRPALLIAGEHDPVTTVVDAQFMHQRIAGSALAVVKASHLSTIEAPGEVNAALLSFLGGQHAG, encoded by the coding sequence ATGGAACTGAATTACCAGATTGATGGCCCGGACGATGCGCCAGTTGTGGTGCTATCCAACTCTCTGGGTACCACGCTTGCAATGTGGGCGCCACAGCTTGCGGCGCTGAGCGCACAGTATCGGGTGCTGCGTTATGACACACACGGGCATGGCGCCACGAACAAAACGGGGCCAACCGATCTCGCCCGGTTAGGGCTGGATGTGATTGCGTTGCTCGACCACCTGGATATTCCGTCCGCGCACTTTTGCGGGATCTCGATGGGGGGGCTCACCGGGCTCTGGCTGGCCTGTTATCGACCCCAGCGACTGCTGAGCGTGACGGTGATAAACAGCGCTGCGCGCATCGGCGATGAGGCAGGCTGGCACGCTCGCGCGCAAAGCGTTCGTCAGAACGGGCTGCGCGACATTGCCGTCAGCGCGCCCGAACGCTGGTTCAGCCCGTCCTTTTGTCAGTCGGCCCCGCAAATGGTCGCGGCGCTGTGTCAGCAACTCGCGACCTCGTCAGCAGAAGGATATGCCGCCTGCTGTGACGCGCTGGCAACGGCTGATTTGCGTGAACAGATTAGCCGTATTACGCGACCGGCGCTGCTGATTGCCGGAGAACATGACCCGGTCACCACCGTGGTTGACGCTCAGTTTATGCACCAGCGTATTGCCGGATCTGCGCTGGCCGTGGTGAAGGCATCCCATTTATCCACTATTGAAGCGCCGGGCGAGGTAAACGCGGCGTTATTATCGTTTCTGGGAGGGCAACATGCAGGATGA